In a single window of the Acinetobacter tibetensis genome:
- a CDS encoding YbaB/EbfC family nucleoid-associated protein → MNINMLMQQAQRMQKDMEVNLKKAKEELAQTEVHAEAGGGLVKVTMTCRNVVKRIEINPELLQDDPDMIEDLIAAAMNDAARQAEVISEERLKGASSGMGLPPGLAGMF, encoded by the coding sequence ATGAACATTAATATGCTGATGCAACAAGCACAACGCATGCAAAAAGATATGGAAGTTAATCTTAAAAAAGCCAAAGAGGAGCTTGCACAGACTGAAGTTCATGCGGAAGCAGGCGGTGGTTTGGTTAAGGTGACTATGACTTGCCGTAATGTAGTGAAGCGCATCGAGATTAATCCTGAATTGTTGCAAGATGATCCAGATATGATTGAAGACTTGATTGCGGCTGCAATGAATGATGCTGCACGTCAGGCAGAAGTTATTTCTGAAGAGCGCTTAAAAGGTGCGAGTTCGGGTATGGGCTTGCCACCAGGCCTTGCGGGAATGTTCTAA
- the recR gene encoding recombination mediator RecR, whose product MFSDRFEQLVQALRILPSVGPKSAQRMALHLIMKNREGAVGLAHALTEATNHIHECCVCHSLTEEEVCDICLSTERDDQLLCVVESPADVMAIEQSGSFRGKYHVLGGHLSPLDGIGPDEIGIPHLVHRLTDGKITEVILATNATVEGQATAHYLVEACKHLPVHMTRIAQGVPQGGELEYVDSHTLSQAVHNRMRMK is encoded by the coding sequence GTGTTTAGTGATCGATTTGAACAATTGGTTCAAGCTTTAAGAATTTTACCAAGTGTGGGGCCAAAGTCTGCACAGCGTATGGCGTTGCATCTGATTATGAAAAATCGGGAAGGTGCAGTGGGTTTAGCCCATGCTTTGACAGAAGCGACAAATCATATTCATGAGTGTTGTGTTTGCCATTCACTCACAGAAGAAGAAGTGTGTGATATTTGCCTATCAACAGAGCGTGATGACCAGCTATTGTGCGTGGTTGAGTCTCCAGCAGATGTCATGGCAATTGAGCAAAGTGGAAGTTTTCGCGGGAAATATCATGTTTTAGGTGGACATTTGTCACCACTGGATGGTATTGGACCAGACGAAATTGGTATACCGCATTTGGTGCATCGCCTAACAGATGGCAAAATCACAGAAGTGATTCTTGCAACCAATGCGACTGTTGAAGGTCAAGCAACCGCGCATTATCTGGTTGAAGCCTGTAAGCATCTGCCAGTACATATGACAAGAATTGCACAAGGTGTACCACAAGGCGGGGAGCTTGAGTATGTAGACAGCCACACCTTAAGTCAGGCTGTACATAACCGGATGCGCATGAAATAA
- a CDS encoding ribonuclease D translates to MFQFIQHQTDLNNFLSIMDQNSIYGLDTEFIKVDTLWPKLGVFQINVADQVYLLDGTTLDLSGFWKKIFTAQLNVFHACGEDIDLIYHYAQDKSLSNVFDTQVGMSFLGHGLQVSYQNALKQMLNVDIDKDQTRSDWLARPLSPEQLNYAANDVLYIMALAQKVRSELQEKHLLDFAQEDCRNLTYEIGQETPLTLLYQDVGNYRHSRRELMQLQQLAVWREQMVKALNQPRSFILKNSSMIDLVEKNPKNHFQLCNIKDIRQNILREHGKTILDLLKFLPAQEEWPLRMARPIRHSSKEIGNKVDAVIQNVVNETMVPKEVLLRKKWLNAVYQHVVSGRAEQDLPNYLLGWRYELLTKPLIQVLHADQQYLSTQMKIAQ, encoded by the coding sequence ATGTTTCAGTTTATTCAGCACCAAACAGATTTAAATAACTTTTTGTCCATCATGGATCAAAATTCCATTTATGGGCTTGATACAGAGTTTATTAAAGTGGATACCTTATGGCCAAAGCTTGGGGTGTTCCAAATTAACGTTGCTGACCAAGTCTATTTGTTAGATGGAACAACTTTAGATTTAAGTGGGTTCTGGAAAAAAATATTTACTGCGCAGTTGAATGTGTTTCATGCTTGTGGTGAAGACATTGATTTGATTTATCATTATGCACAAGATAAGTCACTGAGTAATGTGTTTGATACCCAAGTAGGGATGTCATTTTTAGGTCATGGCTTGCAAGTCAGTTATCAAAATGCACTGAAACAAATGCTCAATGTAGATATTGATAAAGATCAGACCCGTTCAGATTGGTTGGCACGTCCACTGTCGCCTGAACAACTCAATTATGCTGCGAATGACGTGCTGTATATTATGGCATTGGCACAAAAAGTTAGATCTGAGTTGCAAGAAAAACACTTGTTAGATTTTGCTCAGGAAGACTGCCGAAATTTGACCTATGAAATTGGTCAAGAAACTCCACTGACTTTGCTCTATCAAGATGTTGGAAATTATCGACATTCACGCCGTGAACTCATGCAATTACAGCAATTGGCAGTTTGGCGTGAGCAGATGGTTAAAGCACTAAATCAACCGCGTAGTTTTATTCTTAAGAATTCAAGCATGATTGATTTGGTTGAGAAGAATCCAAAAAATCATTTCCAATTGTGCAATATCAAAGATATTCGTCAGAATATTCTACGTGAGCACGGGAAAACTATTTTAGATTTATTGAAGTTTTTACCAGCTCAAGAAGAATGGCCATTACGTATGGCACGGCCAATCCGCCACTCGTCTAAAGAAATTGGTAATAAGGTCGATGCGGTCATTCAAAATGTGGTGAATGAAACAATGGTTCCGAAGGAAGTCTTGCTGCGTAAAAAGTGGCTCAATGCTGTGTATCAGCATGTTGTGTCTGGGCGCGCTGAACAAGATTTACCAAATTATTTACTAGGATGGCGCTATGAGCTTTTGACCAAGCCGCTCATTCAAGTATTACATGCAGATCAGCAATATTTATCTACACAAATGAAAATTGCACAATAG
- a CDS encoding YcgL domain-containing protein produces MHCSIYKSSKKDEMYLYVAHLPSENDAEASNPLDVVPEALRIAFGRATFVMHIELTETRKLARVNVLHVIDSIETHGFFIQMPPEGLINPNAVAPEGLRGA; encoded by the coding sequence ATGCATTGTTCAATCTATAAATCGAGCAAAAAAGACGAGATGTATCTTTATGTTGCTCATCTTCCTTCTGAAAATGATGCAGAAGCATCTAATCCATTAGACGTTGTTCCAGAAGCCTTACGTATTGCTTTTGGTCGCGCAACGTTTGTTATGCATATCGAGTTGACCGAGACACGCAAGTTAGCGCGTGTGAATGTATTACACGTGATAGATTCGATAGAAACTCATGGTTTCTTTATTCAAATGCCACCAGAAGGGTTAATTAACCCGAATGCAGTAGCGCCAGAAGGCTTACGTGGTGCTTAA
- a CDS encoding AAA family ATPase has translation MSVDAQQFTGTSQYIATDSLKLAVKAARALQKPLLVKGEPGTGKTLLAEQVAESLGLKLITWHIKSTTKAQQGLYEYDAVSRLRDSQLGDDRVYDIKNYIKPGKLWEAFTSEERCVLLIDEIDKADIEFPNDLLHELDKMSFFVYETGETITATQRPIVIITSNNEKELPDAFLRRCFFHYIEFPDEATMREIIDVHFPQVSTALVNEALQVFFKLRQVPGLKKPPSTSELIDWLSLLMADDMPEDVLRNHDKSKAIPPLYGALIKNEQDVQLLERLAFMSRR, from the coding sequence ATGTCTGTTGATGCTCAACAATTTACGGGTACAAGTCAGTACATCGCGACTGATAGTTTAAAGCTTGCAGTGAAGGCTGCACGTGCATTGCAAAAGCCATTATTGGTTAAAGGGGAACCGGGAACGGGTAAAACTTTATTGGCAGAGCAAGTTGCAGAAAGCTTAGGTTTAAAACTCATCACATGGCACATCAAGTCTACAACCAAAGCACAGCAAGGTTTGTATGAGTATGATGCGGTTTCACGCCTGCGTGATAGCCAGTTGGGTGATGACCGTGTCTACGACATTAAAAACTACATTAAACCCGGTAAATTGTGGGAAGCATTTACCAGTGAAGAACGCTGTGTGTTGTTGATTGATGAAATTGACAAGGCAGATATCGAGTTTCCAAACGATTTATTGCACGAACTCGATAAAATGTCTTTCTTTGTGTATGAAACAGGCGAAACCATTACTGCGACTCAACGTCCAATCGTCATCATTACTTCAAATAATGAAAAAGAATTACCAGATGCATTTTTGCGTCGCTGTTTCTTCCATTATATTGAGTTTCCTGATGAAGCAACCATGCGTGAAATTATTGATGTGCATTTTCCGCAGGTTTCAACTGCTTTAGTGAATGAAGCACTTCAAGTTTTCTTTAAATTACGTCAGGTTCCAGGGCTAAAAAAACCGCCTTCAACCTCTGAATTGATTGATTGGTTAAGCCTGTTGATGGCAGATGATATGCCAGAAGATGTATTGCGTAACCATGATAAATCTAAAGCGATTCCGCCGTTGTATGGTGCATTGATTAAAAACGAGCAAGATGTACAGTTGCTTGAGCGTTTAGCCTTTATGTCGCGTCGCTAA
- a CDS encoding vWA domain-containing protein, producing the protein MFVRLFYTLRKYGVPVSTRELIDLNEAVASGLVFADQEEFYQLTKTIMVKDERFFDKFDRGMKDYFDGISTFNLDELLNQVQQLPKDWFDLELLEKHLTPEQREELKKAGSLEELMKMLEERLREQHKKHQGGNKMIGTGGTSPFGAYGDHPEGVRIGGPGRKRSAVKVWEQRKYRNLDDEQILGTRQMQLALRRLRKFARQGAAEELDIDGTIKETAKQGILNVQLVPERRNRVKVLMLFDVGGSMDSHIAQCEKLFSAAKTEFKTLEYFYFHNCLYDYVWKDNVRRSNTRMNTWDLFNTYGRDYRVIVVGDASMAPYELNSVGGSVEYMNDESGQVWLHRLRQHFDKTAWLNPEEENYWHYTQTIGAIKQIFEQHMYPMTLKGVEDLTKYLAR; encoded by the coding sequence ATGTTTGTGCGCTTGTTTTATACCTTACGCAAATATGGTGTGCCTGTATCTACACGAGAACTCATTGATCTGAATGAGGCGGTCGCATCAGGCTTGGTATTTGCCGATCAAGAAGAGTTTTATCAGCTCACCAAAACCATTATGGTGAAGGATGAGCGTTTCTTCGATAAATTTGATCGGGGCATGAAAGACTACTTTGATGGTATTTCTACTTTTAATTTGGATGAATTACTCAATCAAGTTCAGCAATTACCCAAAGATTGGTTTGATCTAGAATTATTAGAAAAGCATCTCACGCCAGAACAGCGTGAAGAGTTGAAAAAAGCGGGTTCCCTTGAAGAATTGATGAAAATGTTGGAAGAGCGATTACGCGAACAGCATAAAAAACATCAAGGTGGAAACAAGATGATTGGTACGGGAGGGACTTCTCCTTTTGGTGCTTACGGAGATCATCCTGAGGGTGTACGCATTGGTGGACCAGGGCGGAAACGTTCAGCGGTAAAAGTTTGGGAACAGCGCAAATACCGTAATTTGGATGATGAGCAGATTTTGGGGACACGCCAAATGCAATTGGCATTACGCCGTTTGCGTAAGTTTGCTCGTCAAGGTGCTGCCGAAGAACTGGATATAGATGGCACTATTAAAGAAACTGCCAAACAGGGCATTTTGAATGTTCAATTGGTGCCTGAACGCCGTAACCGCGTTAAAGTCTTGATGTTGTTTGATGTGGGTGGCTCAATGGATTCTCATATTGCACAATGTGAGAAATTATTTAGTGCAGCAAAAACAGAATTTAAAACACTCGAGTATTTCTATTTCCATAATTGTTTGTATGACTATGTATGGAAAGATAATGTGCGTCGCTCCAATACACGCATGAACACATGGGATTTATTCAATACTTATGGTCGTGACTATCGTGTAATTGTGGTGGGTGATGCAAGTATGGCACCTTATGAGCTGAATTCAGTAGGTGGTTCTGTTGAATATATGAATGATGAATCGGGGCAGGTGTGGCTACATCGCTTACGTCAGCATTTTGATAAAACGGCATGGCTAAATCCTGAAGAAGAAAATTACTGGCATTACACGCAAACCATTGGTGCAATCAAACAGATTTTTGAACAGCATATGTATCCGATGACCTTAAAAGGGGTAGAGGATTTAACCAAATACTTAGCACGTTAA